The Candidatus Bathyarchaeota archaeon genomic sequence TGTTTCAGCCATGAACCAAACTTTGAAGTCTTTTGACCGTTCTAAACCTTCTTCACGCATAATTTCTAAGACCTTTTTTGCTTCCCACACCGTGCGCACCATTGGAAGCATAACCCAGACATTCTTTAATCCCCATTCTTCTCGACATTTCCTTATTGCCTGACATTCTAGACGGAAAGCTTTCTCATACCATGGGCTTATGTAGCGACTGCAACCTCGCCAACCCAACATGGGATTGGCCTCGATGATTTCATATTTCTCCCCACCCTTCAATTTACGATATTCGTTTGTTTTGAAGTCGCTGAACCGCACAACAACTGGACGAGGCTGTATGGCTCTTGCAACGGTGGCAATACCCTCAGCAAGTTTATCAACAAACTTTTGGCTCTGCCCAATTTCTATAAGATAAAGCGGATGCTCCCCGATGTGACTGGAAATTATGAACTCCACACGCATAAGGCCTATGCCTTCAAAAGGCAGATGCTTATATTCCTCAATCTTCTCCGGAACTCCTAAGTTCATGTAAATTTTTGTAGCTGTCACCGGCATATACTGAAAGAGAACACTCCCAGTTCCTGCAGCAACTCCGCCAGCGGCTGTTGGAGAGGCTGGCTCCGTTGACGCCGGCAATACACCTTCATAAACGACGCCGGTTCTGGCATCGACGGTGTATTCTTTGCCGTTAACCATGATTTTTGTTGCATTTTCAGTTCCGACTACACATGGTATGCCAAGTTCACGACTTACAATAGCAGCATGACAAGTTATACCGCCTTTGTCTGTTACTATTGCACCCGCAAGCCTCATAAACGGCACGTAATCAGGATTTGTCATGTCAGTCACTAGGATGTCGCCTTTTCGCATAACTTTCTCAGCGTCTTCCGGATTTAAGACCACTCTCGCCACACCCACACTTACTGCTCTTTTGCCGGCGGGAATCCCCTTAACAACAACCTTAAACCCTTCAGCGAGTTTAGCCATACCAGTTTCAACCTTCTTCTCCGAAAGCTCGGTTGCTTTAGTGCTCCAGACGGTTTCGGGTCTGGATTGCAGAATGAATATGTTTTCTGGAAAAGTCAGGTGGTTGTCAACAGCCCATTCTATATCTTGAGGCTTACCATAGTACTGTTCAATTTTTATGGCTAATTCTGCAAGCTTTAAAACCTCTTCGTCGGTCAAGCACGGTTGGTTCTGTTTTTCGATTGGAACCTCAATGTGAATGGTCTTGCCCGTGGCTGAATCTCGGGTATACATAACCTTTTTGGCGGCAACCCGTTTCTCAATAATCTTCATTGTTTGTTTATCAACAATGAATTCGTCTGGGATAACAGCTCCTGAAACTACAGATTCACCCAAGCCGAAGTTGCCCTCAATGACTATCTGGTTTGGATCTCCGGTTACGGGATTTATGGAAAACATTACACCAGCGGCTTTAGCGTCAACCATTTTTTGGATTCCAACACTTATGAGAACCTTTTCGTGGGCGAAACCCTTTTGCGTCCGGTAAAATATGGCGCGGGGCGTGAAAAGGCTTGACCAACATTTAACAGTTTTTTTAACAACCTCATCCTCGCCTATAACGTTCAAGTACGTTTCTTGCTGTCCAGCAAAAGATGCATCCGGTAGATCCTCAGCAGTGGCGCTTGACCTAACTGCTACTGGAACTTTGTCTACATTAAGTCTTTTGCAAAGTTCACGATACGCCCTTCTTATAGCATTCTCAATGTCCTTTGGCATTGATGCAGACTCAATTAGGGCGCGAATTTCTTTTGAGGCCTTTTCATACTGTTTAACGTCGTTAGGATCTTTAACAATCTCCTCAATTATTTTGTAAACTTTTTCGGATATGCTTGTTTCCTCAATAAATTTTCTGTAGGCATTGGCTGTAACTGCAAATCCTGGGGGTATTGGTATTCCAGCGTTTAGCATTTCGCCGAGATTTGCGTTTTTCCCGCCAACAAGGGGTATATCGGTTTTTCTGAGGGCTTCAAACCATACAACTAAGTCTGATTTCAAATTTCTCATGAGGCTTTCGCTTCCTTAACCTCTGCTTTTTCAACAACTACTCTACAGGGTATCGGAAGCTTTGCGGCGCCTCTTTTTAAGGCTTCTTTTGCAACTTCAACGCCGTTGGCGTTGACTCTAACGGTAATAATTGTCTGGTTGGGCTCTACTCGTGCAGCTGTTCCGATTGGTTTTCCGAAGGCTCTTCGCATACCATCTTGCAGTCGGTCTGCATGAGCCCCAAAGATCATCTTGTTTTCTCTAAGAATGACATGTGGATATGGGTGGACCTGCAAGAAGTAATTGTTGGAAAGCTTATCCATTAAGAGACGGTTTGTCGCCACCCGGGCAGCCTCTAGGGCATTATGTCTAATTTGGGCTCTTTCCAGGGCTATGAGTCTAGCCTCGTATTCGAATTTAGCGTTTGGGTCTCCCATAGTGAACTTTGTTATTTTCGGTTGCGGGAAACCCTTAACAAACTCTTTCCTAGTGTAAGGTTGCCCCCTAACCTCTCTGTAGTTGCGCGCGCGCATCAAATATTCCTCTCAAATACCACATAGGAACAGCTTATTTAAAAACACTTTGTGAAGTCAATCACAGTTTATCGATTAAAATTTCGAAACTTAAATCCTTCTCTGTAGCGTAGATAGTCTATAAGTTCTATAACCGTGGGAGCTTGTTTCTAAACCATATTTTGGCAAGCTCATCATAGTTGGGGAAAACCCTCTTTAAGATTGGAATATACATTTTCACTTCTTCGTCTGTTAGGTACTGAAACTGGTACTCACCTACGTAGGGAGATGGGTCGCCTTCTCTTTTTATAAATTCAATGTGCATGAATGGGTCTCCCCGCTTAATGGTTATTGGACAACGATCATTGCTTAGGTTTACGATTTCAAGGGCAAGTCTGCCAACAAAACCGCTGTGAACTTTCGCCGCATTTAGAAAGGATAAGCCCATTCGGCCATACTTGCTTTTAGCTGTTAGATGTGCAACATAGTTTGGAGGCGTAAACACTATTTCATAAGATATCAAGTTCTTGTGCTCTAGATAGTGAAGCGTTGTTTCGTCTTTGACTGTTAAAATGTAGCCGTCTCCGTCTAACAGGTTGTAGTCATAAGGGTATATACACTTATAATTCTCTATAAGTTCCTTCAACTTATCCTTCCCAATTATGCACATTCTACATGCCACTCCATAGCCGCTTTTCTAGCAATAGTAAACCATACTAGTTATATACTTTTTCAACTAAATTCCGTCAAGTTTAAAAGATAAATGTTTAAGCACTTCGCTAGTTTCGCCGACTTGCCTCAATAAGCACCACCGTCTCGAAAAACGGAAGCTCACGTTTCGCAATCACTTCCGCCTTAAAGCCTTCAGCCTTTAATGTTCTAAAGGTTTTTTCTAAATCGGTAAGGGTTGACTGCATTAGCAAGACACGGCCTTCGGTATTTAAATGTCTTGGAAAGTCATTTAGGAATCTGTTTATGATGGCTCTTCCGTTAGCTCCACCAGCCCATGCACGCTCAGCCCACGTGCTGCCTTCCCAATACTCAGATGGCAAATACGGCGCATTAAAAAGTATAAGGTCAAATTTTTCTTTGACCCTCAAGGGAGCAAACAAGTCTCCTTGGACAAAGAACATTTTGCCACTCACTCCATTTAGCTTTGCGTTTTCCTTTGCACAACGTACCGCGTTTGGGTTTATATCCACAGCAACTACATATGAAGCTTTTTCCGCAGCGATAATGCCAAGAATGCCGCATCCAGCACCCATATCTAAAACGTATTCGCCGGGTTCTACAGTTAGATTTTCTGCAAAAAGAAAGGAGTCTTCTGCAGGCTCATACACATCTGGCCAGACTTGGAAAGTATAGTTGCCGAAAAACACTGTTTTAGCCTGCAAGAACATTCGCCAACACACCGAAATCTTCCGGGGCTAGTTCTCTAACACGTTTTTCTTTAAAGGGAATTGAACTACTTATCGGTGAACTTCCTTTAGCGAGTTCTTTCTCAGCGAATGCTCGTATGGCGTTTTTCACTTTCCTGTTTCGTTGCGTAAACATTACCCGTACAAAACGTTCAAACCACTCTTCATTTTTCAAGGAGAAAGGTCGTGGATGCTTAGGCTTTAACAACAGAATTGTAGAATCTACCTCCGGTGGAGGATAGAATGCGTACCTAGGTACTTCGTCAAGAAGCTCAACGTCAAGGTAGTAATATGTTAAAATGGTGAGCCATCCATAGTCCTCAGTTCCCATTGGTGCTACGAGTCGACGGGCAAACTCTTTCTGTAAAACAAGAATTGCACAATGGAAGGATTTATTAAAAAGCCATCGGATAAGCTGTGAGGAAATACTGTAAGGCGGTATCGCGACAACCTTGTTAAAGGGAGGAAGTGGAACCTTAAACACATCGCCTTCAATCACGATCACATTTGGCAAGTCTTTGAGACGCAACCGTAGTATTGCCGCCACTTTTGAATCTAATTCGACAGCTAGAACCCTCTGGCATTTTGCAGCCAAATAGCGAGTTAAAAAGCCGAAGCCTGCTCCAACATCTAAGACTACATCGTCGCTTGAGAGAGCTGCATATTCAACCATTCGATGAAAAATTGAAGGGTCAACCGTGAAATGCTGGCCTAAACGTTTTTTCGGGAATATTCGATATCTTCGAAGAAGAAGCTTCGTTTCTTCTAAAAGGTTCATAAATGTTTCAGCCGAGGAAAACTTGCTTTTTAACGTGCCCTTGTGAAAAGTCTATATTTGCTTTCGCCGGCAAGCTCCTCCAAAATTCTTTTGGTTAAAAGTTTAACAGGATTAGGTATTTGAGCGCGCTTTTGAAGATCCTCAAAACTTTCGAAGGGCTTTCTTTCACGTTCTCTAATAACTTGCCACATGTATTTTTTGCCAATGCCAGGAATAAGCTCCAAGGCATGCATCCGCGGGGTAATGGCTTGAGCCGTATTGAAGAAGTTTACAAACCATTTCTCACGGTTCAGTACTATGCGGCTAACCACAGATGGGAGTTCTGCCTTCGCGGCTGCTGTTAGTTCATCATAGCCTATGCGACCAATGATGTAAGTGATCTCTTCTCGGGCTTCTTTACCTACATAAACACGATCGTGAGGCTTAAGGGTTACTCCTTCCTTTGCCAAGGCTTCTAAGAGCGTAAAGAAATCCTCACCAACAAGCTGAACAAGAGCCCCTGTTCGGTAACCAGCCTTTCCAGTAATCCTAACTCCCGGACGGCCGTGAGGAAGAAAGTCTAGAACGTAAGCGTACTCTTCGTATCTCTTCTCCATTTCATCTACCCTTTCATAAATTTCACTCTTTATTAAAACTGGAAAGGGACTGAAGAAACTATTTCAATCTATGTTCGTTTAAAAGTTTAACTATGGCTTCTAATTTTGAAGCTTCAATTATTTTGCGCCCGCCGCCTAAGAAAATTCTAAGCTCCTCAACACTGGCAGGCATACAATTAACTATTTGAACGGCTTCAACTTCTTCTAAACCAAACTCCACAACAAGTTTCTCAACAAGCATTTTGGCAGTTTCAACATCCACTTTAGAAAATTTGGAGGCATAATCGAGAACACGCCTTTGGAATTGGTCGAGGTTTTCTTCTCCAAGATCCTCCAAAATTTTCTTGACTTGAGGAATCGTTATACTTTTCTCTTTAACAGTTTCGCCTTCAGCCTTTTCCAACGCCTTCAACTTCCTCCATAAGGTTCCAAATGTTCAGGTCTTACAATGATTTCTTTGACAGCGTCGCCTTGCGTAACGCTTACGATATAGCTTCGTCCCCGTTTTCCAAGGATTGTGCCAACTCTTCCATGATAGCGTCTATGAGGCATACCCTTCTGAATGCTTGGGTCGATCTTTATGACTACATTGTTGCCTGGCTGGTAGTCTTGGAGCAGTCTACCAAGCTTTATTTTTCCACGTTCTCTAGGTTTCTTTTTGAGGAGTTTGCGGGTTTTCGACCGATACCCTTTTGACTTTCTCAATCCATTTTCCTCCAACCTTACATAATTACGTTTAAAACATCAAGTTTTATAGGCTTCGCTTTCTGGCCGAGAATCTCCGAAACGCTTGGAGATGTGCGGCCTTCATCACCAGACACCAACTCTTTTACATATAGTCCTCCTTGGCAGCGAATCCTCATTTCAGCTCTTTTAGACGACAATCTTTTTACTTTCACCTCATATATGTACTTTTCCCGAGTTAAATCCGCTCTTCTATGCAAAACACGAAGTGGGGTTCTCTGTTTAACAGAAGTGTTTGTTAGTTTTTCCTCCAACAATTCCAATTCTTGATCGGAAACTTCTTTCTCAAACTCTATGATGACACGATACTCTTTTTGAGCAGCCTCACCTTTCTTCACTTTTCTAATAAAATCCTTACTCACAAATCGTAAATCAGAAATTTGCACCTTGCCCTTGGCATAATCATTCACAACGGACTCAAGTTTTTGGAGATCGATGAAACGTTTTTTGGGCTGCGATATTTCTATGACAAACGGCCGCCCTTTACCGAGCATACGAGCATCCACATCTTCCCTTCCAGAAGCGTGAAAAGATACTTTGATACCACCGGTGGCCTCCAGGAAAGGTGGGCTTATCAGTTCTTCCACGGATTCGGGATACATTTTCCCAGTCCAATTGCATTTCTCACAGCCTCTTCCTTGGCACTTCGTGCAAATCCATTTTGACTGGGGTATACCTCTTACAAGTTTTTTATATCGCCCCGCTATGAAAAGTGGGTTAACTTGAAAGCGTATTTCCTCTGTTATCGGGTTTAAAATCACAACAATATCGGGCTTGTGGTAGTCCAGCTTTTTGCCGCTGTAGAAAGCTACCTTTATACCTAAAAGTCTTCCAAATTCCAGTCGTATATTTTCGCCATGTTCAACATTGAACATCGCTTTAAATTCGTCTTCACATTCTTCAACTTCAACCGGCAGCTCCACACCGATCATGAAGGTGTTAAATTCGTATTCGCTTAGCTTTTCAACAGCCTTTTTAGCTAGTTCATCAACTGTACTGAAACGGTTTCTGCACAGAAAGCACGTGCTAGCAGACGCTTTTTTCGGTAATCGTTTCCGCATTTTATGCAGAACCTCTTCGGCTGACTTTAAGAAGCCATTGGTCGCTAGAATCTTAAGGATACGCGGGCCTTCGGCTTTTTTCGCATATGCTAGCGCTTGAGCCTCCATTAACAACAAAGTTTTCAACATTTTTCCTTTTTCCTCGTTTTCCATTCCATGCGCTAGGAAAGCAAATTGCCTACCCAAACAGTGGTCGCAAAGGGGATACCTTTCAAGCATCTGCAAGGCTTTTTCCAGAATGTTCAAGAAACTCGCCCTTATGCTGCAGCTTTTTAAGTTACCCTACATCAAAGGGTAAGCCTTTTCCAAGGAAAGGCAGACGTTTCTTTCTCCGCAAAGTTTTCAGCATTTTACGCATCATAGCATATTGCTTTAAAAGTTCTTTAACATCTTTTTCGCTGGTTCCGGAGCCCCGTGCTACCCGTTTGATGCGTGAAGCATCGAATATCTT encodes the following:
- the ppsA gene encoding phosphoenolpyruvate synthase, whose amino-acid sequence is MRNLKSDLVVWFEALRKTDIPLVGGKNANLGEMLNAGIPIPPGFAVTANAYRKFIEETSISEKVYKIIEEIVKDPNDVKQYEKASKEIRALIESASMPKDIENAIRRAYRELCKRLNVDKVPVAVRSSATAEDLPDASFAGQQETYLNVIGEDEVVKKTVKCWSSLFTPRAIFYRTQKGFAHEKVLISVGIQKMVDAKAAGVMFSINPVTGDPNQIVIEGNFGLGESVVSGAVIPDEFIVDKQTMKIIEKRVAAKKVMYTRDSATGKTIHIEVPIEKQNQPCLTDEEVLKLAELAIKIEQYYGKPQDIEWAVDNHLTFPENIFILQSRPETVWSTKATELSEKKVETGMAKLAEGFKVVVKGIPAGKRAVSVGVARVVLNPEDAEKVMRKGDILVTDMTNPDYVPFMRLAGAIVTDKGGITCHAAIVSRELGIPCVVGTENATKIMVNGKEYTVDARTGVVYEGVLPASTEPASPTAAGGVAAGTGSVLFQYMPVTATKIYMNLGVPEKIEEYKHLPFEGIGLMRVEFIISSHIGEHPLYLIEIGQSQKFVDKLAEGIATVARAIQPRPVVVRFSDFKTNEYRKLKGGEKYEIIEANPMLGWRGCSRYISPWYEKAFRLECQAIRKCREEWGLKNVWVMLPMVRTVWEAKKVLEIMREEGLERSKDFKVWFMAETPSIALLADEFSKLCDGFSIGSNDMTQSVLMVDRDSERLGQMGYFDERDPAVKRIIAHLIRVAHENGCTVSICGEGPSNLPDFTEFLVRVGIDSISVNPEVIVATKQLVASIEQKLILEKLSERHEKVSGDLSKRPKSDWEWAPKWSET
- a CDS encoding DUF655 domain-containing protein, producing MEKRYEEYAYVLDFLPHGRPGVRITGKAGYRTGALVQLVGEDFFTLLEALAKEGVTLKPHDRVYVGKEAREEITYIIGRIGYDELTAAAKAELPSVVSRIVLNREKWFVNFFNTAQAITPRMHALELIPGIGKKYMWQVIRERERKPFESFEDLQKRAQIPNPVKLLTKRILEELAGESKYRLFTRAR
- a CDS encoding tRNA pseudouridine(54/55) synthase Pus10, which gives rise to MNILEKALQMLERYPLCDHCLGRQFAFLAHGMENEEKGKMLKTLLLMEAQALAYAKKAEGPRILKILATNGFLKSAEEVLHKMRKRLPKKASASTCFLCRNRFSTVDELAKKAVEKLSEYEFNTFMIGVELPVEVEECEDEFKAMFNVEHGENIRLEFGRLLGIKVAFYSGKKLDYHKPDIVVILNPITEEIRFQVNPLFIAGRYKKLVRGIPQSKWICTKCQGRGCEKCNWTGKMYPESVEELISPPFLEATGGIKVSFHASGREDVDARMLGKGRPFVIEISQPKKRFIDLQKLESVVNDYAKGKVQISDLRFVSKDFIRKVKKGEAAQKEYRVIIEFEKEVSDQELELLEEKLTNTSVKQRTPLRVLHRRADLTREKYIYEVKVKRLSSKRAEMRIRCQGGLYVKELVSGDEGRTSPSVSEILGQKAKPIKLDVLNVIM
- a CDS encoding methyltransferase; this translates as MFLQAKTVFFGNYTFQVWPDVYEPAEDSFLFAENLTVEPGEYVLDMGAGCGILGIIAAEKASYVVAVDINPNAVRCAKENAKLNGVSGKMFFVQGDLFAPLRVKEKFDLILFNAPYLPSEYWEGSTWAERAWAGGANGRAIINRFLNDFPRHLNTEGRVLLMQSTLTDLEKTFRTLKAEGFKAEVIAKRELPFFETVVLIEASRRN
- the rsmA gene encoding ribosomal RNA small subunit methyltransferase A; the protein is MNLLEETKLLLRRYRIFPKKRLGQHFTVDPSIFHRMVEYAALSSDDVVLDVGAGFGFLTRYLAAKCQRVLAVELDSKVAAILRLRLKDLPNVIVIEGDVFKVPLPPFNKVVAIPPYSISSQLIRWLFNKSFHCAILVLQKEFARRLVAPMGTEDYGWLTILTYYYLDVELLDEVPRYAFYPPPEVDSTILLLKPKHPRPFSLKNEEWFERFVRVMFTQRNRKVKNAIRAFAEKELAKGSSPISSSIPFKEKRVRELAPEDFGVLANVLAG
- a CDS encoding 50S ribosomal protein L16 gives rise to the protein MRARNYREVRGQPYTRKEFVKGFPQPKITKFTMGDPNAKFEYEARLIALERAQIRHNALEAARVATNRLLMDKLSNNYFLQVHPYPHVILRENKMIFGAHADRLQDGMRRAFGKPIGTAARVEPNQTIITVRVNANGVEVAKEALKRGAAKLPIPCRVVVEKAEVKEAKAS
- a CDS encoding 50S ribosomal protein L21e translates to MRKSKGYRSKTRKLLKKKPRERGKIKLGRLLQDYQPGNNVVIKIDPSIQKGMPHRRYHGRVGTILGKRGRSYIVSVTQGDAVKEIIVRPEHLEPYGGS
- a CDS encoding RNA polymerase Rpb4 yields the protein MKALEKAEGETVKEKSITIPQVKKILEDLGEENLDQFQRRVLDYASKFSKVDVETAKMLVEKLVVEFGLEEVEAVQIVNCMPASVEELRIFLGGGRKIIEASKLEAIVKLLNEHRLK